From Drosophila nasuta strain 15112-1781.00 chromosome X, ASM2355853v1, whole genome shotgun sequence, one genomic window encodes:
- the LOC132796847 gene encoding polyglutamylase complex subunit TTLL1, whose translation MMKARLQKSKKSSNISHPSNCCIDINRDASINSSSASSKSKLPLQIFGLVSKDRPWPRKERNCVFYSTDCDKTALINNFQKRGWQKVPAFDGEWNLYWACSQNCRYIFGVDHPYRMRSDQMINHFPNSMELSRKDLLVKNIKRYRKDLERKGDALAETMPMHTKLGVGGTRYMHLDIIPMTFVLPSDYNLFVEQFHKNPASTWIVKPSDKSQGIGIYLINKLSKLKRFAYEARTFYPHFHRDTCVISKYIDNPLLIGGKKFDLRLYVLVTTFNPIKAYLYNEGFCRFCTQRYDQTEIDNVFMHLTNVSIQKNNKEYNTIHGGKWSMQNLCLYLDSIRGEGVWEKLYRRIKETIRHSLDAVAPVMANDRHCFEVYGYDIIIDNNLKPWLIEINTSPSIQSTTKNDCTLKTRLIDNVLDVVIPPSGMPDERWSKTPSKESLKNFTLLTPVVLPKSRTKVPTTVDTLPTTKKSMCHQRKAKSLMKCLVGASMPTPMLTKKMAKKSKTLAKRCTTNVSLSKRMSK comes from the exons ATGATGAAAGCTCGCCTGCAGAAGTCAAAGAAGAGTAGTAACATAAGCCATCCAAGCAACTGTTGCATCGATATCAACAGAGATGCGTctatcaacagcagcagcgccagcagcaaATCGAAGCTGCCGTTACAGATATTTGGATTGGTCTCAAAGGATCGTCCGTGGCCGCGCAAGGAGCGCAATTGTGTATTCTATAGCACGGACTGCGACAAGACGGCGTTGATCAACAACTTCCAGAAACGTGGATGGCAAAAGGTGCCCGCATTCGATGGTGAATGGAATCTGTATTGGGCCTGCTCACAGAATTGTCGCTACATCTTTGGCGTCGATCATCCATATCGCATGCGTTCGGATCA AATGATCAATCATTTTCCAAATTCAATGGAGCTATCGCGTAAGGATCTGTTGGTGAAGAACATAAAACGTTATCGCAAGGATCTGGAGCGCAAAGGCGATGCATTGGCCGAAACGATGCCCATGCACACGAAATTGGGAGTTGGCGGCACTCGGTATATGCATTTGGATATAATACCCATGACATTTGTGCTGCCCTCCGattacaatttgtttgtgGAGCAATTCCACAAGAATCCGGCAAGCACATGGATCGTCAAGCCATCGGATAAGTCACAAGGCATTGGCATCTATTTGATCAACAAACTGTCGAAGCTTAAGAGATTTGCATACGAGGCACGCACCTTTTATCCACACTTCCATCGCGATACCTGTGTCATCTCCAAGTATATCGATAATCCCCTGCTCATTGGTGGCAAGAAATTCGATCTACGACTTTATGTGCTGGTCACCACATTCAATCCGATCAAGGCGTATCTGTACAACGAGGGATTCTGTCGCTTCTGTACCCAGAGATACGATCAAACCGAAATCGATAATGTGTTCATGCATCTCACCAACGTGAGCATACAGAAGAATAAC AAAGAATATAATACCATACACGGTGGCAAGTGGTCGATGCAGAATCTCTGTCTCTATTTGGACAGCATACGAGGAGAAGGAGTTTGGGAGAAACTTTATCGTCGCATCAAGGAGACGATACGACACTCCTTGGATGCTGTGGCTCCTGTGATGGCCAATGATCGGCATTGCTTTGAGGTCTATGGCTATGACATTATTATCGACAACAATTTGAAGCCTTGGCTCATCGAGATCAACACTTCGCCATCGATACAATCGACGACAAAAAACGATTGCACACTGAAAACGCGACTCATTGACAATGTGCTCGATGTCGTTATACCGCCCAGTGGAATGCCAGA CGAACGCTGGTCCAAAACACCCAGCAAGGAGTCCTTGAAGAATTTCACCCTTCTGACACCTGTTGTGCTGCCCAAGTCACGAACCAAAGTGCCGACAACAGTTGACACTTTACCAACAACGAAGAAGTCAATGTGCCATCAAAGGAAGGCCAAGAGTCTGATGAAGTGTTTAGTGGGCGCCTCAATGCCAACGCCGATGTTAACAAAGAAGATGGCCAAGAAATCAAAAACGTTAGCAAAACGCTGTACTACAAATGTCTCGTTATCGAAACGCATGTCGAAATAA